The sequence cccacacattcaaagaagggagcgcctcccccgcacagcagcctctgcagcacttgtgaaagctgttcagggggctgaatcttgtcctgatccacctgaagttgcagctggggcaggcaagagaaGGAGATGCCTATTCTGACccccaaagaaggactgtaaaacaaatactatgtgctgcacatgtaagaaatacatctgcaaagtccatgcacacacacttgcatactgtcctacatgtgaTAATTAGAATTGTTTGATTTATGTTCTTCaggtttttgttttgtatctattatcttatttcattcttatttattgttgttgtgtatacaccttgtgggtgggggCAATGTATATACAAATGCGAGAAGATTAGTGTTTTGTAattgaattcctcattgtacagtatataagaatatatTACTCTGGTATCAAAAATGTTTGACTGTTATTGTTTCCACTTTCTTAGGTTATACAAGTGCTATCTCTTGCTAAATATGGCatgtttacacctatgcagtacctttagcaataataataataaacctatAGTAAAGAAAACAATTTTGACAGGTGTATTGTAATAAAAATTAGTTttgtccactgattaaatgcagtctttctgcattgtgaagagggaaaacccagatattcCCAAAGTTTGTGATGAGTGACATGTTGTTTCATCATGCCAAatagatttggggtttaaaattaaattaagctgctttattttaggggtttagtgaaggCAGGTCAAATAATATCACTGTACTTCAATACTAAATGTATTGCACTCAGAGGTcaagacagcaggtgtggtagagagggagTGCGGTAGAGAGAAAGTGCAgatccgggacaaggtagcacatccggtgaacaggtcagggttccatagctgcagtcAAAACAGTTGaatctggagcagcagcacgaccaggtgcaCTGGGGACATCCAGAAGTGATCAGGccagtagtcctgaggcatggccctagggctcaggtcctctgggaggggagggaggagagaattagagggagcatttTAAATTCATACGGCACACCAGATAATACAGGATAATTACACCAGATTTAACAGACTAACACTAGGCCCCGACTATATACAGACCCGTCCGAACAAAGGGGCCAACTAgccaggatataaccccacccactttgccaaagcacagcccccacaccactagagggatatgaacagaccaccaacttattACCCTGATACAatgctgagtatagcccacaaagatctcctccatCGCACTAGCCAGAGGGGGGCTCAAAACCGGAGAGGAAGATCATGTCATGGACTCAACgaactcaagtgatgcacccctcctaggaacagcatggaagagcacgagtaagccagtgactcagcccccataatagggtgagagaatcccagtggagacaggggagccggccaggcagcgATAGCAACGGCGGTTCATCGCTCcattcaatcataggacctactgaagagatgagtcttcagcaaaGACTTTAAGATCGAGAATAAGTCtgagtctctcacatggatatGCATACCATTATATacaaattgagctctataggagaaggcCCTGCCTTCAGCTTTTTTCAAAGAAATTGTAGAGACAATAATTAGGTCTGggtcttgtgaccatagcatacgtgtaggtatgtatggcaggaccaaatcggggGGGATAGATATGAGCAAGTCCATTTAATGCTTTTGTAGGTTAGAAGTAAAACCTTGAACTCAGCCATAGCCTTAACAGGAAACCAGTAGCAACAAACAGCACAGCAGCACGGAGACAGGCGGAAAGTGTtcacctggtatgacaactgcttggcctctgactgcaagagactacagagggtagtgcgtacatcactggggccgagctccctgccatccaggacctatgtaACAGGCAAAAGCCCTAAAAAGTGTCAAAGACGGTTCTATCTGCTACCGCACGGGTTGCATGACCGTCAAACCAAGTAAGGAACAGAACAgactctgaacagcttctacccccatttCATAACACCGCTAAATAGTTAACACCATAGAATCGATTGACGCACCAGTGAGGTCATATAACAAAAATCCCCATCAATAtgtgtcagtttaagctagagatatctgtttctttgcattccaacctcatagtgtgaaaatatacagtgccttcagaaagtattattAACACcttttgacttttcccacatatTGTTGAGTTACGTgttgggattcaaatggatttaattgtcacttttttgtcaacaatctaccaAAATACTCTATATGGTCAACGTGGAAGAgaaattctaacatttgtaagaaatgtatgaaaatgaaaacagtaatatactgtatcttgattacataagtattcaaccgtCTGAGTGAATACATTAGAATCATCTTTGGCAGAGGCGATTAAAGCTGTGAGTCTTGGGTAAGTCTAGCAGCTTGCCACATCTGGATTGTGCAGCATTTGCCCATGATTATTTggaaaattcttcaagctctgtcaaattggttgttgatccttTTCATGTCTTGCAATAGATTGTCaaacagatttaagtcaaaactgtaactcggcaactgaggaacattcactgtcttcttggtttAGTTTAtacggatccccattagctactgcacaagAGGATCTTCACTCCCTGGGGTGTACATAAAACATACAAATACAtgacaaagtacagaacagtaagaCAATAatagcataagatattacattaAATAACAAATTAAATCTTTTAAAAAGTTATATATAGAAAAGACACCAAAAGATTTGGTGTAGATTGGGCCTTGTAGTTTAGGTTATTGTGTCTGGTGGAcagcagactgaatcaggttttccttAAGGATTTtatctgtgcttagctccattcagttTATTTTTTGTCCTGAAAAACTCTCCAGTCCTTAACTGTTACAAGCATACCGAGaagatgatgcagccaccactatgcttgaaaatatagagagaggtacatttacatttacatttaagtcatttaggtactcagtaatgtgttgtatttgatttgccccaaacataacaccttGTATTCAGGACAATAAGTTAATTAATTTGCCACcattttgcaaacaggatgtatgtttttGGAATATTTGGATTCTATACAGGCttcattcttttcactctgtcagttcGGTCAGCATTTtgtagtaactacaatgttgtttgtcCATCCTAAGatctctcctatcacagccattaaactctaactgttttaaagtcatcacTGGCCCCATAGTGAAATTCGTGAGCGGATTCCTTCcattccggcaactgagttaggaaggacggcagtatctttgtagtgactggtcgaattgatacaccatccaaattgTAGTTAAAAACTTAATTAAGCATGCTCAAAGGGAGATTCAGTCTGCTTTTTTAaaaccatctaccaataggtgcccaaCTTTGGAAAacgtccctggtctttgtggttgaatctgtgtttgaaattcactgctcgactgagggacctttcatacaattgtatgtgtggggtacagagatgaggtaatcaTTCCAAAATAATGTTAAATACTATTAATGCACACAGTGACTCCATTCAACTTGTTCTGTGACTTGGTAAGCACgtctttactcctgaacttatttaagtGTGCCATAACAAaatggttgaatacttattgactaaagacattagtaaacatttctaaaaacataatttaaCTATGaaattatgggctattgtgtgtaggccagtgtcaCACAATCTCAatctaatccattttaaattcaggctgtaacacaacaaaatatggaaaaagtcaagcgatGTGAACacgttctgaaggcactgtacacaaaACAGAGCTAAATCTAGTTTTTGACTGCACTTGGCCTGTAGGGTTtgcattgaaaaaaaaaaaaacataattcagGTGCCAGGTCAGACAATTTTTGATGTGTAGCTGTTTTGTCTATAATCACCCTGCAGTCAAACCTATTCATAAACTGTTAACGTAATACTGGTTTGTAAAGACTTTTTATTACATTTGTCAAACTGTAAGTTGAAGAAACAAGTACTGTATTGCAGTTGAAAATAAATTAGTTCATAGTTAATCAAGAGAGTTAATAACAAAACTCAACAATAAACATTGTAATCTAGCTTATTACACATTAAATAAATAAGTGATAAACGTTTTAGTAAGTGGATAGCACAGCTTGAAACCACAAATGACATAgctaataaatatataaacattccATGTTCAGCTCAGCTGTATCTTTGATTAACAATCATATATCTATAATATAAAACGTAGTACATTGCACAAAAAACATGTGGCCTATTAAACCCATTATCAATTTTCTTTTTATGATAAAAATATATGCAACTCCCCACTTGATCTTTTCAGATGCAATTGTATATCGTAACAAGGAATTTTCCATGCATTAAAGTCCTGTGATTAGCAGATATAGATGATTGGTTGTTCTTGTGATGACAGTTGCCCACAGATGTCAGCGTTGTCACCTCAGAAGAAACCGTTTCTGGTGGTGTAATGTACATTGTAAGATCTACGTCTGTGCCAGCGTCTCCTTGCAGCTGCACAACAGCCACATAGCATGCACTGCAAAACAAAGATGGTGAAGTATGATTCACATGCTAAATCAATATCATTGCAGACATCGAACAGCTTATTTGATCATATACTTTGTAGAGTATTTTCACAGTACACAAGTGAACACAAGCCTATACGTACACATAGCAGGATCCACAGGGGTACCAGAATGATAGCGATGCCACAGGGGATGATAATGGCCAGAGCCCAGCCAGGAAAACCTCCATTACTTGTGGTATTGAAAGTAGTGGTCAGCAAAAGGGTTGGAAGTGGTGAGGTACTGGTAGTTGTTGGGGCAACCGTGGTTGTTAGGAGACCTAGAATACACATTTAAATACAATTTAGGGGGATTATAAACTAGAACATAGATATGAAAGTGTTTTCGAGATTGAGTATTACACGTACTGTACACAGTGTTTTATAACTTGCcataataaaaaaatgaaatggcAACAAAAGCAGCATACCTGAGACTTTTAAGACTTCCTCTAGAAAAGCACTAGGGAGCTTGACGTCTTCCTCTTTGTATACATACATGATGTCTGCCCTGATTTGAGTGCCAACAATACTGTGGACGTAAACATTGGTTTTGTGTGAGAGTTGAACATCTTCCCTCCATCCTGTTTAGCTGTACAAACAGCAGCTGTATGAAATCTGCAGACATTCTAAAGAGTGCAGTTGAGAAAGATGGGTTGGTTCACAGACATGGCATTGTACTTACGTGAAGTTGGCATTGGGAAAGACAAATGGTTTGCCATCTGGTTTACTAAGAATTTCATGGAGCTAAAAGGGGACAAAACAACAAGTTGTCAATTACTATCATGACCTGAACATGACCATGGATGTATCTTATGTATAGAAGTATCTTACTAGGTTGTTAATTGAATCCTGTATCTTGTTGTAGGTCTCGCTGGTGAATGTGAGTCTATCTCTTTGAGACTCCATGGTTACATTGGTTATTTTGAAACCAAGATCGACGGCAAATGAAGTATCTGTAAGTTCTGTGAGCACACAAGAAAAAGTGTTATGATAGACAACAGACCAAATGAACTGCTACAATATAGGAGTTTCAACATTAAAAAACATTCAAGAAGTATTTAGATAGCGGGAGCAGTTGAATGTTTACCTATGAAacgatatatagagagagtggaAATAAATGTGATGATATAAGTCTAATTTCTTGAACTCACTGATATAAGTTGCATTCTGGAAGGTGGTCTGAGTGCTTCTCTGAATGTTGAATTGACGAGACAGTTGCTTGTTGATGACACCAAGGACATCATCCTCAGTGGGGACTAGTGTGTTGAGCTGGAACACCAATCTAACAAAAACCACCACTGTGCCAAATCtaagagaaaatagtaataaatGAACATGTcatttcctaaagaaaatatgtgtGCTTGCTAGCTTGTCTTATATTTTTTTATGGCTGTGAAATAAGATTTATTAGTGGTAGTGactgcagtagtaatggtagGTAGATGGGAAAACTTTGgtttttggtttggtttggtgtCTCTAGCTTGAACGGATCAAGAGTTACCACTATTGTTAGGTTATTACATGCTAGTTTCTACTTGTTTAAATGTGTATAGTTTATAACGTTTTGAATTGTTGTAGTACAAAAAGTATAAATGCTATAAAATATATATCTAAGTTGATTCCGTGTTTAACTTAAAGCATTTAAGTGCTAAAGCGGGCTAAATGAATCAAATAATTAGAAGTATGTCAAAAAAATATGGTTGTTTTACCTTCAGCAAGCATATTAATTGGATTGAAATAGCGCCTATACACAAACTGAGGTACACAAAGAGCTTTTCTAAAGAATGGCTGACATTTTGAATGCTTTTGCTTCAAAGTTGGTTCTTCGCTTCAAAGTTTCCTTGATTGACAAAGTGTTTATTCAATAGCATAAAATAATTATGCAAAACATATCTTGCTTACCTGGTTGTTGATGTCCCTGAAGCCATAGAAGTTGTTGATGTCCCTGAAACCATAGAAGTTGAAGTAAAAGTTGGAAGTACAATTGTGGTTGTACTTGTAGGTGCTGCAGTCGTAGTCATTGTTGGAGCAACAGTTGTGGTCGTTGTTGTAGGACCTGCAGGTTGAATTGCCATGCTAGAAGCTACAATGGTGGTGGTGGCTGTAAGAGCTGGAGTTGCCATTGTTGGAGCTAAATTCGTAGTTGTCATTATGGCAGCTGAAGTTGTGGTTGTCATAGTAGAAGATACAGTTGTGGTGGTTATAGAAGCTTCAGTTATGGTTGTGGAAGTAGGAGCTTCTATGGTGCTGTTGATAGTAGGAGCAGTGGTAGTTCTCGTAaaagctgcagttgtggttgtcgtaggagctgcagttgtcgtagaagctgcagttgtcgtaggtgctgcagttgtcgtagtacgTGCTGCacttgtggttgtcgtagtaggtgcaaTTGTAGTTTCTGTAGCAAGTGCtctagttgtagtagttgtaataTCTACAAATGTTGTAGtaagagctgcagtggttgtcgtaagcGCTGCTGATGTAGatgtagtaggagcagtagcagGTACCTCAGTTGTAATGTTCAGAAGAGATACAGTTGTCATATGAGCTGCAGTTGTcctagtagctgcagttgtcgtacgagatgcagttgtcgtaggagctacagttggtGTTGCAGGTGTTGCTGTTGAAGTGATCGTAGGAGCTTCAGTTGTAGCTGTCATAGTAGGTGTGGTTGTTGTCGGAGCTTCAGTTGTAGCTGTCGTGGAAGGTGTGGTTGTTGTCGTTGCTGCACTTGTAGCTGTTTTAGGAGCgacagttgttgtagtaggaccTACAGTTGTTGCAGGTTCAGCTGCT comes from Oncorhynchus gorbuscha isolate QuinsamMale2020 ecotype Even-year linkage group LG24, OgorEven_v1.0, whole genome shotgun sequence and encodes:
- the LOC124012222 gene encoding mucin-5AC-like — translated: TGAPTTTIVPPKTATTAAPTTTGARTTTTAAPTTTAAPTTTGAPTTTTAAPTTTTVAPTTTTSAVPTTIAATTTTAAPTTTAAPTTTGAPTTTTAAPTTTTAAPTTTTVASTTTTSAVPTTTAATMTTAAPTTTAAPTTSTAAPTTANAAPTTTMTSATTKTTATAPTATTTTSDPTTTLVDLTSTTAAETTTVGPTTTTVAPKTSTTEAPTPTTPTTTATTEAPTTPATTTAAPTTTAAPTTTAASTTTAAPTTTAAPTTTAAPATTAATTTTGAPTTITAAPTTTTVAPTTTTSAAPTTTSTATPSTTAAPTTTMTAATTTPTTTAPTATTTTADPTTIFVVVSSTAAAEPATTVGPTTTTVAPKTATSAATTTTTPSTTATTEAPTTTTPTMTATTEAPTITSTATPATPTVAPTTTASRTTTAATRTTAAHMTTVSLLNITTEVPATAPTTSTSAALTTTTAALTTTFVDITTTTTRALATETTIAPTTTTTSAARTTTTAAPTTTAASTTTAAPTTTTTAAFTRTTTAPTINSTIEAPTSTTITEASITTTTVSSTMTTTTSAAIMTTTNLAPTMATPALTATTTIVASSMAIQPAGPTTTTTTVAPTMTTTAAPTSTTTIVLPTFTSTSMVSGTSTTSMASGTSTTRFGTVVVFVRLVFQLNTLVPTEDDVLGVINKQLSRQFNIQRSTQTTFQNATYIKLTDTSFAVDLGFKITNVTMESQRDRLTFTSETYNKIQDSINNLLHEILSKPDGKPFVFPNANFTIVGTQIRADIMYVYKEEDVKLPSAFLEEVLKVSGLLTTTVAPTTTSTSPLPTLLLTTTFNTTSNGGFPGWALAIIIPCGIAIILVPLWILLCCMLCGCCAAARRRWHRRRSYNVHYTTRNGFF